From the genome of Cryptococcus neoformans var. neoformans B-3501A chromosome 1, whole genome shotgun sequence, one region includes:
- a CDS encoding hypothetical protein (Similar to gi|46099586|gb|EAK84819.1| hypothetical protein UM03784.1 [Ustilago maydis 521], FASTA scores: opt: 474, E(): 8.2e-13, (34.059% identity (61.262% similar) in 919 aa overlap (70-857:30-907)); HMMPfam hit to WD40, WD domain, G-beta repeat, score: 194.2, E(): 2.5e-55), with amino-acid sequence MNRAVQRSQLFNPAGQQTRSQYDPQNPGVQHRGPAGPAPQQQYQQYQQYQQPQQQGQPQQQQQQQQQQLSQQGPQSTNGTADGASGSGSTPGQEMNLASVLHYLQSEWRRWERDRNEWEIERAEMRARIALLEGQRRSAENLKVDLLRRVKMLEFALRQERTKRVGAGGKLNSVPPTRLAALQDEDRLSTGDKEGSGSEGSQEDILEKPTKVNGVHSAAVGKSSTIMSRSQPAEANQWKSIGVAPRDPKARARSREYLKQCLQEISYLTSPGALNPLPPYPPVDPSALPQPDVSHDPNHPEVDLYERPRKELSEEPVPPLHTRKRNDEAAETKETAGSTSASEDDQVNGEKDKPIPSIPTPALPPGSSSSFPTSQPMEKSVSPSPLAFHRPGLDPALLPPSDNSGPPSSPSPRTVSLPDISATKSEDEPRSPGAGKDSDEPGKQLLTAIYRPDSKTAWREELKAANEEAEKAKEERARKVPDQAEDDRLTTLSLNTEEEEIKADDSVDKIWVSKRSLKSHLDIVRAIAFAHGPGIMLATGGDDCTVKVWSVDSASIISHRHTAQEIEPIMTLRGHTAAITSVAISNALSIIFSASLDSTIRLWQLPAHNHDPYATYNPSVAVQTLEGHTESVWDICLLPPQEVSPAGKEGIEGRLVSASSDGSVKLWERSGSSPSASNWKLEKSFSSFGEGVIPTCLAVFNLDFGKVLVGTSDGKARLWDVDAGEEVRLFGEEGQGVDSQVNAILSHPTLPAIVTAHEDGYLRFYDAKSSSTTPTHTVLAHPAPITSLALSPSSPTCILTSSVDCTVRLWDLTKKTSIQELAGHRGRADEGVCAVASHPELPVIGSAGADGVVRLWGLA; translated from the exons ATGAACCGTGCCGTCCAGAGGAGTCAGCTCTTCAATCCTGCCGGCCAACAGACACGCTCTCAATATGACCCTCAGAATCCTGGTGTGCAGCACAGAGGACCTGCCGGACCCGCCCCACAGCAACAGTACCAGCAGTACCAGCAGTAtcaacaacctcaacaGCAAGGTCAGccacagcaacagcagcagcagcaacaacaacagctaTCACAGCAAGGGCCTCAGTCGACAAACGGCACTGCAGATGGTGCAAGTGGAAGTGGGAGCACGCCTGGTCAAGAGATGAACCTCGCCTCGGTGCTGCATTACCTACAAAGcgaatggagaagatgggagaggGATAGAAACGAGTGGGAAATTGAGAGAGCAGAGATGAGG GCCCGAATTGCACTGCTGgaaggacaaagaagaTCAGCAGAAAACCTCAAGGTAGATTTGTTGAGAAGGGTCAAAATGCTCGAGTTCGCTCTACGACAAGAGAGAACAAAGCGGGTTGGTGCCGGAGGCAAGCTCAACAGCGTCCCGCCTACTCGTTTGGCTGCACTTCAGGACGAAGACAGGCTTTCAACAGGAGACAAGGAAGGTAGCGGAAGTGAAGGTAGCCAAGAAGACA TTCTTGAGAAGCCAACCAAAGTGAACGGCGTTCATTCTGCTGCTGTCGGCAAATCTTCTACAATCATGTCTCGTTCCCAGCCTGCTGAGGCAAATCAATGGAAGAGCATCGGTGTCGCCCCTAGAGATCCTAAAGCCCGTGCACGAAGTCGAGAATATCTCAAACA ATGTCTTCAAGAGATCAGCTACCTTACTTCTCCCGGTGCCCTcaatcctctccctccatACCCTCCCGTAGACccttctgctcttcctcagccGGATGTGTCGCACGACCCCAACCACCCCGAGGTTGACCTTTATGAACGACCCCGAAAAGAGCTGTCTGAAGAGCCTGTCCCACCCCTTCACACTCGTAAACGAAACGACGAAGCTGCAGAGACCAAAGAGACCGCTGGCTCGACTTCAGCCTCTGAGGATGATCAGGTGAACGGCGAAAAGGACAAACCCATTCCCTCCATTCCCACCCCTGCATTGCCACCTGgatcttcgtcttcttttcctaCATCACAACCCATGGAAAAGTCcgtctctccttcacccttAGCGTTCCATCGTCCAGGCTTAGATCCGGCACTTTTACCCCCCAGTGATAATAGTGGCCCCCCGTCCTCCCCGTCTCCGAGAACAGTAAGCTTACCGGATATCTCTGCGACTAAAAGCGAGGATGAGCCACGATCGCCAGGTGCCGGGAAGGATTCGGATGAGCCGGGAAAGCAGCTTTTGACGGCCATATATAGGCCGGATAGTAAGACTGCATGGCGAGAAGAACTGAAGGCTGCCAACGAGGAAGCGGAAAAG gcgaaggaggaaagagcaCGAAAGGTGCCCGATCAGGCCGAAGACGACCGACTCACAACTTTGTCGCTCAATaccgaggaggaagaaatcaaAGCGGATGATTCAGTCGATAAGATATGGGTATCCAAAAGGAGTTTGAAGAGTCACTTGGACATTGTTAGGGCTATTGCGTTTGCTCATGGTCCTGGAATTATGTTGGCGACTGGCGGTGATGATTGTACGGTGAAGGTTTGGTCAGTGGATTCAGCTAGTATCATTTCCCACAG ACATACTGCTCAAGAAATTGAGCCTATCATGACTTTGCGCGGTCACACCGCCGCTATCACATCCGTGGCCATATCCAATGCCCTTTCTATAATATTCTCTGCCTCCCTGGACTCGACTATCCGCCTCTGGCAATTACCAGCTCACAATCACGATCCGTACGCTACCTATAATCCTTCTGTTGCGGTCCAGACACTTGAAGGTCACACTGAATCTGTTTGGGACATCtgtctccttcctcctcaagaAGTCAGCCCGGcagggaaggaaggcaTTGAAGGCCGTCTTGTCAGCGCCTCCTCAGATGGTTCGGTCAAGCTTTGGGAACGATCcggctcttctccatccgcGAGTAACTGGAAACTGGAGAAGTCATTCAGCTCTTTTGGCGAGGGTGTCATACCGACGTGTTTGGCAGTTTTCAACCTAGATTTTGGAAAAGTGCTTGTGGGTACGTCGGATGGAAAGGCAAGATTATGGGATGTGGATGCGGGAGAGGAAGTGCGCCtgtttggagaggaaggccAAGGTGTGGACTCTCAGGTAAATGCCATCTTGAGCCACCCAACTTTACCGGCTATTGTAACGGCTCATGAAGACGGATATCTCCGGTTCTACGATGCTAAATCTT CATCCACTACCCCGACGCATACAGTCCTTGCTCATCCCGCACCTATAACTTCTCTTGCTCTATCACCCTCATCCCCAACGTGCATACTCACGTCGTCTGTCGACTGTACTGTTCGTTTGTGGGacttgacaaagaagaCTTCAATCCAGGAATTGGCAGGGCACAGAGGAAGGGCAGATGAGGGCGTTTGCGCGGTGGCTAGTCATCCGGAATTACCAGTCATCGGAAGCGCAGGTGCGGATGGAGTTGTCAGACTTTGGGGATTGGCTTGA
- a CDS encoding hypothetical protein (Match to ESTs gb|CF190687.1|CF190687, gb|CF186920.1|CF186920; Similar to gi|46124263|ref|XP_386685.1| hypothetical protein FG06509.1 [Gibberella zeae PH-1], FASTA scores: opt: 1313, E(): 3.6e-64, (42.105% identity (70.780% similar) in 551 aa overlap (6-546:7-533)); HMMPfam hit to DUF580, Protein of unknown function, DUF580, score: 178.9, E(): 1e-50) has protein sequence MSAQEFYQGGNQRGYQQQQFPPPPGGPPQDQNGGKQEYVPPQGQPPNYNMKPSQPYASTNPETGGQPVYQDTAPFSQANEKTGERMNPRKRVNDIIPLILFIAAVVGFAVVSGIAIHGFVQVNGLGGGMGDSSIGRTGSSITLDYHTVYLLLVVVALGLVIASLYLAALRAFTKIILEVTLALTVILNIGICIYYFIIQYWSGAIIFLIIALVSVFFYWGMRKRIPLAKLLLQTTIDVTKHHPSVYVVVFIGLIIQAAVSVWYTFTCIAIYVKWTPGSAACSDGGCSSSKVAGLVFYATFSYLWLSQVIGNVILCTLAGDCTGWYYYGPRTPGGGVPKRASLLAFVRASTLSLGSIAFGSLLVTILELLRLILQLFRQYEAGQGDMIGSILICIAQCCIGCIQWMVEYFNKYAYIEIALYGKSYIPAAKDTWRLLKDRGIDALVNDSLVGTALMWGAYINGFLCAVLGYFYLRFTHPAYNSDGQYSAPVILFSFLIGLNESFTVGSAIDAGVSTIFVGLGEDPMVLAERSPGLFEMIRQVYPRVVQGVPH, from the exons ATGAGCGCCCAAGAATTCTACCAAGGCGGGAATCAACGTGGgtatcagcaacaacaattccctcctccccctgGCGGTCCACCTCAAGACCAAAACGGGGGCAAGCAGGAGTATGTTCCTCCCCAGGGCCAACCGCCCAATTACAACATGAAACCCTCTCAGCCTTATGCCTCTACCAACCCCGAAACGGGTGGACAGCCCGTATATCAAGACACTGCGCCGTTCTCCCAAGCAAATGAAAAAACGGGAGAGAGGATGAACCCTCGAAAGAGGGTGAACGATATCATTCCGCTGATATTGTTTATCGCCGCCGTTGTTGGGTTTGCAGTTGTTTCCGGTATTGCGATACATGGTTTCGTGCAGGTCAATGGTTTGGGAGGTGGAATGGGTGACTCTAGTATAGGGCGTACAGGTTCCAGTATAACGCTCGACTA CCACACGGtctaccttcttctcgttgtCGTTGCCCTCGGTTTGGTCATTGCATCTTTATATCTTGCG GCCTTGAGGGCGTTCACCAAGATCATTCTTGAAGTCACTCTAGCATTGACGGTCATTCTTAATATTGGTATTTGTATTT ACTATTTTATCATCCAGT ACTGGTCTGGCgctatcatcttccttatcATTGCCCTTGTTTcagtcttcttctactGGGGCATGCGAAAGCG TATCCCTCTGGCCAAATTGCTTCTTCAAACCACAATTGACGTTACAAAGCACCACCCCTCGGTATACGTTGTTGTCTTCATCGgcctcatcatccaagcAGCTGTATCAGTTTGGTACACTTTCACCTGTATTGCCATTTATGTTAAGTGGACTCCGGGAAGTGCTG CTTGCTCGGATGGGGGTTGTTCCTCTAGCAAGGTAGCAGGTCTGGTATTCTACGCCACTTTTTCCTACCTCTGGCTGTCTCAGGTCATCGGCAACGTCATTCTATGTACTCTCGCTGGTG ATTGTACAGGATGGTATTACTACGGCCCTCGAACCCCTGGTGGAGGTGTGCCAAAGAGAGCAAGCTTGTTGGCTTTCGTGCGAGCTTCGACTCTTTCCCTTGGATCAATCGCTTTTGGAAGTCTGTTGGTTACTATCCTTGAGCTTTTGAGATTGATATTGCAACTGTTCAGACAGTATGAAGCTGGACAAGGTGACA TGATTGGATCTATCCTCATATGCATTGCTCAATGCTGTATCGGCTGTATTCAATGGATGGTCGAGTATTTCAATAAAT ATGCCTA TATTGAGATTG CTCTTTATGGCAAGTCATACATCCCTGCTGCCAAGGATACCTGGAGACTTCTGAAGGACCGCGGTATCGACGCTTTGGTGAATGACTCTCTCGTTGGTACCG CTCTCATGTGGGGCGCTTACATCAACGGTTTCCTATGCGCTGTACTGGGCTACTTCTACCTCAGAT TCACTCACCCTGCGTACAACTCTGATGGGCAATACTCCGC ACCTGTGattctcttctcattcCTCATCGGTCTTAACGAGAGTTTCACCGTTGGCAGCGCTATC GATGCTGGTGTATCTACCATCTTTGTCGGCTTGGGAGAAGACCCTATGGTGCTTGCCGAGAGGAGTCCAGGGCTGTTTGAGATGATCCGCCAGGTTTATCCCCGTGTCGTCCAGGGTGTCCCCCATTAG
- a CDS encoding hypothetical protein (Similar to gi|6691531|dbj|BAA89341.1| hMYHbeta3 [Homo sapiens], FASTA scores: opt: 714, E(): 1.1e-37, (35.526% identity (62.970% similar) in 532 aa overlap (32-545:10-494)); HMMPfam hit to HhH-GPD, HhH-GPD superfamily base excision DNA repair protein, score: 75.1, E(): 1.8e-19), whose protein sequence is MRPDSSSPSIYSVSDSDSSDYAPSVSETKRSSIKRKRAAPASTKSRTKTTIVKQARGKGKAVDNIEDIENLGATVSRRHGMDYHSVDKIVDEKESLLEWFECVREKRGMPWRKKYDPSLSFEEKGQRAYEIWVSEVMLQQTQVTTVIAYWQRWMERWPTISDLAKADVEEVNAAWRGLGYYRRARSLLAGAKTVMGNSKYNGRLPDDPAVLEKEIDGVGRYTAGAICSMAYGVRTPIVDGNIHRLLTRLLAVHAPQTGPATIKFLWRVADELIKHLPSGDKHNNVVGDWNQALMELGSQLAKVMQRHVNSFESSATLVLIPNPQLSNSPSQPSTTKSDCKLCAPIPCDIETDRIPTVMVFPMKKEKKASRVEEETVCIVQWRGDGDQRRWLFTKRPEKGLLAGLFEPPTTPVSAGLSSSERLGASLEALSDYIEITEGEAEGLQKSSRDVGNIPHIFSHINMTYHIHLLTLTSPGNEPPSVKPKAPRPAVWLNEEEVEKANVGTGVKKVWAEIYGSWGSFEESEAGAILAKKQKRTNNKLTKPKPVVANRNEKIVKKVMMPPMPTTRKNVVDAVE, encoded by the exons ATGCGCCCAGATTCAAGCTCACCATCAATCTATTCAGTCTCTGATTCGGACTCCAGCGACTATGCCCCCAGCGTCTCAGAAACCAAACGGTCGTCCATCAAACGAAAACGTGCTGCACCAGCTTCCACAAAAAGCAGAACCAAAACAACTATTGTAAAGCAGGCACGCGGAAAGGGCAAAGCAGTAGATAATATAGAGGATATAGAAAACCTTGGTGCCACAGTCTCTCGGAGACATGGGATGGATTACCATTCCGTTGATAAGATCGTagacgagaaggagagcTTATTGGAATGGTTTGAATGCGTGAG GGAGAAAAGAGGTATGCCTTGGCGTAAGAAATACGACCCATCTTTAAGctttgaagaaaaagggcaGAGGGCATACGAG ATATGGG TCAGCGAAGTAATGCTTCAGCAGACACAGGTCACAACT GTTATCGCTTATTGGCAAAGGTGGATGGAACGATGGCCTACAATCAGCGACTTGGCAAAGGCTGATGTGGAG GAAGTCAATGCTGCGTGGC GTGGATTGGGATACTACCGTAGAGCAAGATCGCTGCTGGCAGGAGCGAAAACGGTCATGGGAAATTCGAAATACAATGGGCGGCTTCCGGATGATCCTGCTGTcctggaaaaggagatcGACGGAGTAGGACGGTATACCGCCG GGGCCATTTGTTCGATGGCTTATGGCGTGAGGACCCCTATC GTCGATGGCAACATCCACCGTCTTCTCACCCGTCTTCTTGCGGTGCATGCTCCACAAACCGGCCCTGCTACAATCAAATTCCTTTGGAGGGTGGCCGACGAGCTGATAAAGCATCTACCTTCTGGAGATAAACACAACAATGTAGTGGGTGACTGGAATCAA GCTCTGATGGAACTGGGTAGTCAA CTTGCAAAGGTTATGCAGAGGCATGTTAATTCATTTGAGAGCTCTGCAACCCTTGTACTGATACCCAATCCTCAGCTTTCCAACTCTCCATCACAACCGTCTACGACTAAGTCTGACTGCAAGCTGTGCGCCCCAATACCCTGTGATATCGAGACAGACAGAATTCCGACCGTAATGGTGTTCCCtatgaagaaagagaagaaggcctCGAGagtagaggaagaaactGTATGTATCGTCCAGTGgagaggtgatggagatCAGAGGAGATGGTTGTTTACGAAGCGCCCCGAGAAAG GCTTACTCGCCGGTCTCTTTGAGCCTCCCACCACGCCTGTCTCAGCAGGACTATCCTCCTCTGAAAGGCTCGGTGCATCCTTAGAAGCACTGTCAGATTATATCGAGATCACGGAAGGGGAAGCGGAAGGCTTGCAGAAGTCCAGCAGGGACGTAGGCAATATACCACATATCTTTTCTCATATCAACATGACCTATCACATTCATCTTCTCACACTCACATCGCCTGGCAACGAACCTCCGTCTGTCAAACCCAAGGCGCCTCGACCGGCAGTATGGctcaatgaagaagaagttgaaaaGGCGAATGTTGGGACAGGTGTGAAGAAGGTATGGGCAGAGATCTACGGATCTTGGGGTAGTTTTGAGGAGTCAGAGGCGGGAGCGATATTGgcgaagaagcagaagagaaCGAACAATAAGTTGACGAAACCTAAGCCTGTCGTGGCAAACAGGAACGAGAAAATTGTCAAGAAAGTGATGATGCCGCCTATGcc